TGGGTCCCGTCGCGCTCGACCGTGACGAGGGCGGCGTCGACGAGCGACGCCCCGCCGGCGAAGGCCTTCCGGCCCTCCAGCTCCAGGCCGCCGGCGCGGTGGGGTCGGGCCCGCACGGGGCCGTCGGGCCCCTCGGCGGCCCACACGCCCAGCAGCCGGCCCTCGGGGGCGTCGCGCCCCGCCTCGGACAGGATCTGCACCGCGTCGACGTGGGCCTCGGCCAGCCGGGCCACCGACACGTCGTCGCGGGCCAGGGAGGCGAGGGCCCGCCACCGGGCGGGCGTGGCGCCCCGCCCGACCCGCGGGAGGTCGAGCGCGCCGCTCGCCAGCAGGGCTCGGGTGCGGGCCCCGGTGCGGCTGGCGTCGGGGTGGGGACCGGTCACGCCGTGCCCTCGAGCGACCGCAGGTGGGCGGCGAAGCCGGCCGGTGCCCGCCCCACCCGGCGGCCGCTGGTGGTCACCCGGACGTCGACCGACGCGGCCGTGGGCCAGCCGGCCCGGCGGAGGCGGTCCCAGAGCCCGTGGTCCTCGGCGGTGTCGGTGTCGGGCCAGCCGCCGACGGCCACGTAGGCATCGGCCCGGACGCCGAGGTTGGCCCCGTGGACGTGGGGGTGGGAGCGCCCCGTCGTGCGGTACGCGGCCCGCCAGCGCCGACCGACGACGGGGGCCAGGTCGTCGAGGTCGTCGACCCGGACCACCCCGGCCACGGCCGCCGCCCCCTCGGCCGCGCAGGCCAGCTGGCGCACCAGCCAGTCCGGGTCCACGGTGGTGTCGGCGTCGGTGGTGGCCAGCCAGGTCCGGTGCAGCGGGGCCGGCGCCGTGCGCCGGAGGGCGGCGGCCGCGGCCACCGCCCGGGCCCGGCCCACCGACCGGTGGCGGCACTCCACCACCACGCCGCGCGGCCCGAGCAGCTCGCGCGCGGTGGCCGCGGTGGCGTCGGTGCAGTGGTCCGCCACCACCACCACCACGGCGTCGTGGAGGCCGGCGGTGGAGATCGCGGTCTGGACCGACCGGAGGCAGGCCGCGATGCGGTCGGCCTCGTCGCGGGCGGGGATGGTGACCGCGACCCGCCAGGCGCCGGTCACCGGCGGCGCCAGCGGTCGATGAGGTAGGTGGGCCCGTCGCGGTGGGCGGTGGGGTCGAGGGCGGGGTGGCGGCCGAGGGCGGCGTGCACCTCCGCCCCGTGCACGGCGTGGTCCTCGCTGTGCCCCGTCCAGTGGCAGGCGAGGAGCGTCCCGCCGGGGAGGAGGGCGCCGACCAGGCGGTCGACCACCGCGGCCAGCTCGTCGCCGGCGAAGTAGTAGCCGACCTCCGAGGCCACGACCAGGTCGTGGTCGCCGGTCCGGTCGTCGGCCACCGAGGCCACCGCCAGGGTCAGGCCCGGACGGTCGCCGCAGCGCTCCCGGGCCTGGGCGATCGCGGTCGGCGACACGTCCACGGCCCGCAGCCGGTCGCAGCGGTGGGCCAGCCGGCCGGTGAGCACGCCGATGGAGCACCCCGGCTCGTAGGCCGAGGCGAAGGGACCCGGCCCCAGGACGTCGAGGAGGTCGTCGTAGCGGGCCTGCTCGGCCGGCGAGCCGGCGAAGTCCCACGGGTCGGGGTCGGCCCGGTACCGCTCCTCGAAGGCGGTCGGCGAGCAGGGGTGGAGCACGCCGGCGGGGGTCTCACGGGGCGGGCTCATCGACGACCACCTCCCACGGCCAGGCGGCGCGGGCTCGCACCGCGTCGGTGAGGACGGGCCCGTCGCCGCCGTCCTCGGTCTGGGAGCGGAAGCAGGCGACGGCCTGCGCCTTGGCCCGCCGGAGCGAGGGCGGCAGGTCGAGGCGACGCAGCGCCAGCCCGGCCAGCGCCTCCTCGTCGGCCCACTGCCAGAGCCACACGGGGTAGGAGAGCAGGCGGATGCCGGCCTCCTCGGCGACCGCTGCGGCCGCCCGCCCGGCGGCGTCGTGGTCCGGGTGGCCGTCGCCCCGCCAGGGCGCCACCAGCAGGGAGGCGCCGTCGACCCGGTCGCGCAGGGCGGCGACCAGCGCGTCGACCTCGTCGGCGACCTGCCCGTCGGCGAGGCCCAGGCGATCGACGGCCACCCGCCAGCCGAGGAGCCGCAGGGCCCGCTGCTGCTCCCGGCGGCGACGACAGGCCAGGCCGGGCTGGTCGGGGTGGGACGCCTCGCCGTCGGTGACGGCCACGACCCGCACCTCCCGGCCCGCCGCCCCCATGGCCCCGACGAGCCCGCCGACGCCC
Above is a window of Iamia majanohamensis DNA encoding:
- a CDS encoding glycosyltransferase, which codes for MTGAWRVAVTIPARDEADRIAACLRSVQTAISTAGLHDAVVVVVADHCTDATAATARELLGPRGVVVECRHRSVGRARAVAAAAALRRTAPAPLHRTWLATTDADTTVDPDWLVRQLACAAEGAAAVAGVVRVDDLDDLAPVVGRRWRAAYRTTGRSHPHVHGANLGVRADAYVAVGGWPDTDTAEDHGLWDRLRRAGWPTAASVDVRVTTSGRRVGRAPAGFAAHLRSLEGTA
- a CDS encoding SAM-dependent methyltransferase, with amino-acid sequence MSPPRETPAGVLHPCSPTAFEERYRADPDPWDFAGSPAEQARYDDLLDVLGPGPFASAYEPGCSIGVLTGRLAHRCDRLRAVDVSPTAIAQARERCGDRPGLTLAVASVADDRTGDHDLVVASEVGYYFAGDELAAVVDRLVGALLPGGTLLACHWTGHSEDHAVHGAEVHAALGRHPALDPTAHRDGPTYLIDRWRRR
- a CDS encoding PIG-L deacetylase family protein, whose amino-acid sequence is MPAPVAPHPFPLVPRTPHARWEERIRRLPPLEGVLGDAGRCVVVAPHPDDETLGVGGLVGAMGAAGREVRVVAVTDGEASHPDQPGLACRRRREQQRALRLLGWRVAVDRLGLADGQVADEVDALVAALRDRVDGASLLVAPWRGDGHPDHDAAGRAAAAVAEEAGIRLLSYPVWLWQWADEEALAGLALRRLDLPPSLRRAKAQAVACFRSQTEDGGDGPVLTDAVRARAAWPWEVVVDEPAP